One Streptomyces lincolnensis genomic region harbors:
- a CDS encoding AMP-binding protein — MNVSIGTIWEAVCRALPDATAITEPGRETTYRDFDERASRLAAALEAAGVGEGDTVACYLYNGAAYLETVFAAFKLGAVPVNANYRYTGEELSELLTDADAAALVFSGALADRVTHATKHVRTLKLMVRVGEPPADGPGGPAVPELEELLTAHAPREPQRRPGTDQLFMYTGGTTGKPKGVIWQLSDLLRAHVVPFYHPLGVAELPASLDEAVAVAVKARHEGRAPTTMPVVPLMHATGLFNTMGALLTGGRAVTARAGGHDPEHVWHMIAEQRVDTAIIAGNAVCRPLVDELLRAEKAGTPHDLRSLRRMISSGTALSDPLKRALHERADVTITEAIASSEGGPFAFAITSSAEDLPSRFRPVPATRVIGSDDRFLEPGSDETGVLAYCGPMPLGYYKDTEKSAKAYRTIEGVRYAIPGDLARLEADGSIRFLGRGSGVINTGGEKVHPQEVENVLLGHPEVTDCAVVGVPDETWGERVAAVVAVRPGSTVTGDELRDLVRQSLAGYKVPRSLVLTDRLPRTPTGKLEIAWARKTAQEAGSGDGT, encoded by the coding sequence GTGAACGTGTCCATCGGCACGATCTGGGAGGCGGTCTGCCGCGCGCTGCCCGACGCCACCGCCATCACGGAACCCGGCCGTGAGACCACGTACCGCGACTTCGACGAGCGCGCGTCACGGCTGGCCGCCGCACTGGAAGCCGCCGGGGTGGGCGAGGGCGACACCGTGGCCTGCTATCTGTACAACGGCGCCGCCTACCTGGAGACGGTCTTCGCCGCCTTCAAGCTCGGTGCCGTACCGGTGAACGCCAACTACCGCTACACCGGCGAGGAACTTTCCGAACTGCTGACCGACGCCGACGCCGCCGCGCTCGTTTTCAGCGGCGCCCTGGCCGACCGCGTCACGCATGCCACGAAGCATGTACGCACACTGAAGCTGATGGTGAGGGTGGGCGAGCCGCCCGCCGACGGTCCGGGCGGGCCCGCGGTGCCCGAACTGGAGGAGCTGCTGACCGCGCACGCGCCGCGCGAGCCTCAGCGACGGCCCGGAACGGACCAGCTGTTCATGTACACCGGAGGCACCACGGGCAAGCCGAAGGGCGTCATCTGGCAGCTGAGCGACCTGCTGCGCGCCCACGTGGTGCCGTTCTACCACCCGCTCGGAGTCGCCGAACTCCCCGCGAGCCTCGACGAGGCCGTGGCCGTCGCCGTCAAGGCTCGCCACGAGGGCCGCGCGCCGACCACGATGCCCGTCGTACCCCTGATGCACGCCACCGGGCTGTTCAACACCATGGGCGCCCTGCTGACAGGAGGCCGGGCGGTCACCGCACGAGCGGGCGGCCACGACCCGGAACACGTCTGGCACATGATCGCCGAGCAGCGGGTCGATACGGCCATCATCGCGGGCAACGCCGTGTGCCGCCCGCTCGTCGACGAACTCCTGCGGGCCGAGAAAGCCGGGACGCCGCACGACCTGCGCTCGTTGCGCAGGATGATCAGCTCCGGCACCGCGCTCAGCGATCCGCTCAAGAGGGCACTGCACGAACGTGCCGACGTCACCATCACCGAAGCCATCGCATCGAGCGAAGGGGGCCCTTTCGCCTTCGCGATCACCTCCTCGGCAGAGGATCTGCCCTCGCGTTTCCGCCCCGTTCCGGCGACGCGGGTGATCGGCTCCGATGACCGCTTTCTCGAACCGGGCAGCGACGAGACGGGCGTCCTCGCCTATTGCGGACCCATGCCGCTCGGCTACTACAAGGACACCGAGAAGAGCGCGAAGGCGTACCGCACCATCGAGGGGGTCCGGTACGCGATCCCCGGCGACCTGGCTCGACTTGAGGCCGACGGCTCGATCCGGTTCCTCGGACGTGGTTCGGGCGTGATCAACACGGGCGGGGAGAAGGTGCACCCGCAGGAGGTGGAGAACGTACTGCTGGGGCATCCCGAGGTGACGGACTGTGCCGTCGTCGGCGTCCCCGACGAGACCTGGGGCGAGCGTGTGGCGGCCGTCGTGGCGGTCCGGCCGGGCAGTACCGTCACCGGTGACGAACTGCGCGACCTGGTCCGGCAGAGTCTCGCCGGGTACAAGGTGCCGCGTTCCCTCGTCCTGACGGACAGACTGCCGCGGACCCCGACCGGCAAGCTCGAGATCGCCTGGGCCAGGAAGACGGCCCAGGAAGCCGGCTCGGGCGACG
- a CDS encoding ATP-binding protein yields the protein MSASPLVGWDDIAAVAPDGLAVLDCVGRFVRLNPAAATLLRADAEGDLIGAPSPFTLVEGAAECRTELLEVRSDEQVAHWEPARGPRREFAYRTRGLPADPKFTVVSFRDVTDEWHRQRRIAAIARTSIALASEGSLGSVLDAVAEQIVQADGLAGVQILTLDSTGRELRLMGAAGLRHWDGFLDRLLECRDRGARLSMLDALKERRPIVVPHRWAQILKDPAWEPLHAYLGELNWDSFVSVPLMARGRPEGVLNAYFAPGQEIGSRTLEFLAAMAEQAALAVDYAMLLQREREGARRNERQRLARDLHDSIVQQVFSIGMQANAVGVLGARDEAVSAEAVRAFADEVGTLSRTVLADLRAMVHELRPASSLRLGLEDAVTTLVKSTENRTGLSIRLECGQEVDTVEPELAEDMYRIVGEAIHNVVKHAEATTVSIRLAVHDHTLAAAIRDDGRGITESGGRRAAQENEDGEAATATGHHGYGLRTMRERTERWGGTMRIRSGARSGTTVRVVIPLPVRVPESPPGSEGSGSIPSAVPLRETENPARSGS from the coding sequence ATGTCCGCGTCGCCGCTCGTGGGGTGGGACGACATCGCCGCCGTCGCGCCGGACGGACTCGCCGTTCTGGACTGCGTGGGCCGCTTTGTACGGCTGAACCCGGCGGCGGCCACGCTGCTCCGGGCGGACGCAGAGGGCGACCTCATCGGTGCGCCGTCCCCGTTCACCCTGGTGGAGGGAGCCGCCGAGTGCCGTACGGAGTTGCTGGAGGTCCGGTCGGACGAGCAGGTGGCCCACTGGGAGCCCGCCCGCGGACCTCGACGTGAGTTCGCCTACCGCACCCGCGGTCTGCCGGCCGACCCGAAGTTCACGGTGGTGTCGTTCCGCGACGTCACCGACGAATGGCACCGGCAGCGCAGGATCGCGGCGATCGCCCGGACGTCGATCGCACTGGCCTCGGAGGGCTCGCTCGGCTCCGTACTGGACGCTGTGGCCGAGCAGATCGTCCAGGCGGACGGCCTGGCCGGCGTGCAGATCCTCACCCTCGACAGCACCGGCCGGGAACTGCGGCTGATGGGCGCCGCGGGGCTGCGCCACTGGGACGGGTTCCTCGACCGTCTGCTGGAGTGCCGTGACCGGGGCGCCCGGCTGTCCATGCTGGACGCCCTGAAGGAGCGCAGGCCGATCGTCGTCCCGCACCGGTGGGCCCAGATCCTCAAGGACCCGGCCTGGGAACCGTTGCACGCCTACCTCGGGGAGCTGAACTGGGACTCCTTCGTCAGTGTGCCGTTGATGGCGCGCGGTCGTCCCGAGGGGGTGCTGAACGCCTACTTCGCCCCCGGGCAGGAGATCGGGAGCCGGACCCTGGAGTTCCTCGCCGCCATGGCGGAACAGGCCGCCCTCGCCGTCGACTACGCCATGCTGCTTCAGCGTGAGCGCGAGGGCGCCCGCCGCAACGAGCGTCAGCGCCTCGCCCGCGACCTGCACGACTCGATCGTGCAGCAGGTGTTCTCCATCGGCATGCAGGCCAACGCCGTGGGAGTGCTGGGCGCGAGGGACGAAGCGGTGTCGGCGGAAGCGGTCCGGGCCTTCGCGGACGAGGTCGGGACCCTCTCGCGAACCGTCCTCGCCGACCTGAGGGCCATGGTGCACGAACTACGTCCCGCCTCCTCCCTCCGGCTCGGCCTTGAGGACGCGGTGACCACGCTCGTCAAAAGCACCGAGAACCGGACGGGCCTCAGCATCCGGCTGGAGTGCGGACAAGAAGTGGACACGGTCGAACCGGAACTGGCCGAGGACATGTACCGGATCGTCGGGGAGGCCATCCACAACGTGGTCAAGCACGCGGAGGCCACCACCGTCTCCATCCGCCTCGCCGTACACGACCACACCCTGGCCGCCGCCATCCGCGACGACGGCCGCGGGATCACGGAATCCGGCGGGCGACGGGCCGCACAGGAGAACGAGGACGGCGAGGCGGCCACCGCCACCGGACACCACGGCTACGGACTGAGGACCATGCGGGAAAGGACAGAGCGATGGGGCGGCACCATGAGGATCAGATCCGGCGCGAGGAGCGGCACGACCGTACGGGTCGTCATACCTCTTCCCGTACGAGTGCCGGAGTCGCCCCCGGGCTCGGAGGGATCGGGGAGCATCCCATCGGCGGTTCCGCTCCGGGAAACGGAGAACCCCGCCCGGTCCGGGTCCTGA
- a CDS encoding response regulator, with translation MGGSAPGNGEPRPVRVLIVDDHAVVRRGIRAYLEVLDDMEVAAEAADGQEALTRLDVMAAHQELPDVVLIDLLMPKMDGATAIGAIKQRHPGLRLVVLTSFGEMERVHAALAQGAAGYLLKDADASEVVAAIRAAARGEVFLDPAVARGLTQEIVSPPTGLASLTSRERDVLVLVAEGRSNQQIADELVISERTARTHVSNVLRKLRLTSRTQAALLAVRQGLVPPKG, from the coding sequence ATCGGCGGTTCCGCTCCGGGAAACGGAGAACCCCGCCCGGTCCGGGTCCTGATCGTCGACGACCACGCCGTCGTACGCCGCGGAATCCGCGCCTACCTCGAAGTCCTGGACGACATGGAAGTGGCCGCGGAGGCGGCCGACGGCCAGGAGGCACTCACCAGGCTCGACGTGATGGCCGCCCACCAGGAACTGCCGGACGTAGTCCTGATCGACCTGCTCATGCCCAAGATGGACGGGGCGACGGCGATCGGAGCGATCAAGCAGCGCCACCCCGGTCTCCGACTCGTGGTGCTCACCAGCTTCGGCGAGATGGAACGCGTTCACGCGGCGCTCGCGCAGGGGGCCGCCGGCTACCTGCTCAAGGACGCCGACGCGAGTGAGGTGGTCGCCGCGATCCGCGCGGCCGCCCGGGGCGAGGTCTTCCTCGACCCCGCCGTGGCCAGGGGACTCACTCAGGAGATCGTTTCGCCGCCGACCGGGCTCGCCTCGCTCACCAGCCGGGAACGCGACGTCCTCGTCCTGGTCGCCGAGGGCCGGTCGAACCAGCAGATCGCCGATGAGTTGGTGATCAGTGAGCGCACCGCCCGCACCCACGTGAGCAACGTTCTGCGCAAGCTCCGGCTCACCTCCCGCACCCAGGCCGCGTTGCTCGCGGTGCGGCAAGGACTGGTGCCCCCGAAGGGCTGA
- a CDS encoding SDR family NAD(P)-dependent oxidoreductase gives MLDGKVAIVTGSGRGLGRAYARAMAAAGAAVVVNDLDADVATETVDLITDAGGTAVAHVGAVGGSEFADALVRRAVDEFGRLDVMVTNAGALRDRTLRNVTDDDFDLVVHSHLRGTFTCGRAAAARFREQGEGGRLILVGSPAGQRASFGQTAYSASKGAIVAMTRTWALELAKIDVTVNAIVPTALTRMVATMPRVGDLVAQVDAGEPVPDAIRRQGLGSPEDVAPVIVYLASKESAHVTGQAIAAGGDRIALWTHPGEVEERFGQGGWTAGSVAELFSGAYADRLQDFRPTPLDLDAVDEA, from the coding sequence ATGCTTGACGGCAAAGTCGCCATCGTCACAGGTTCGGGCCGAGGCCTGGGACGTGCCTATGCCCGCGCGATGGCCGCTGCGGGTGCCGCCGTCGTCGTGAACGACCTGGACGCCGATGTGGCCACGGAGACGGTCGACCTGATCACGGACGCGGGTGGAACGGCCGTCGCCCATGTCGGCGCGGTCGGAGGTTCCGAGTTCGCCGACGCGCTGGTGCGGCGCGCGGTCGACGAGTTCGGCCGACTGGACGTGATGGTCACCAACGCCGGTGCGCTGCGCGACCGAACCCTGCGCAACGTCACCGACGACGACTTCGACCTCGTCGTCCACAGTCATCTGCGCGGTACGTTCACCTGCGGTCGCGCGGCGGCTGCCCGCTTCCGCGAACAGGGCGAGGGCGGTCGGCTCATCCTGGTGGGATCACCGGCCGGGCAGCGCGCCAGCTTCGGCCAGACCGCGTACTCGGCGTCCAAGGGCGCGATCGTCGCGATGACGCGCACCTGGGCGCTCGAACTCGCGAAGATCGATGTCACCGTCAACGCCATCGTGCCGACCGCGCTGACCCGCATGGTGGCGACCATGCCCCGGGTCGGTGACCTTGTGGCGCAGGTGGACGCGGGGGAGCCCGTTCCCGACGCGATCCGGCGGCAGGGGCTGGGATCGCCGGAAGACGTGGCACCGGTGATCGTGTATCTCGCGTCCAAGGAGTCGGCCCATGTCACCGGACAGGCCATCGCGGCGGGAGGCGACCGGATCGCCCTGTGGACGCACCCCGGTGAGGTCGAGGAGCGGTTCGGGCAGGGCGGCTGGACCGCCGGATCGGTCGCGGAACTCTTCTCAGGCGCCTATGCGGACCGACTCCAGGACTTCAGGCCCACACCCCTCGATCTGGATGCCGTCGACGAGGCGTGA
- a CDS encoding IclR family transcriptional regulator domain-containing protein, producing the protein MLAALPADELEKVLAEPSRSGLTPCWHPDPGEHDAVLREVRARGWALTDEQLAPGIRSVAAPLRDGSDQVIAALNVNCHAAGTSVEPVRGAACASRLVDGIQIEGCGPEVLESVRIGA; encoded by the coding sequence CTGCTGGCGGCGCTGCCGGCCGATGAGCTGGAAAAGGTGCTCGCCGAACCCTCACGCTCGGGGCTGACGCCGTGCTGGCATCCCGACCCCGGCGAACACGACGCGGTCCTGCGCGAGGTGCGGGCTCGTGGGTGGGCGCTGACGGACGAGCAGCTGGCGCCCGGCATTCGGTCGGTCGCGGCCCCGTTGCGTGACGGCTCCGACCAGGTCATCGCGGCACTCAACGTCAACTGCCACGCGGCCGGAACATCGGTTGAGCCCGTAAGAGGGGCCGCGTGCGCATCACGCCTCGTCGACGGCATCCAGATCGAGGGGTGTGGGCCTGAAGTCCTGGAGTCGGTCCGCATAGGCGCCTGA
- a CDS encoding aldehyde dehydrogenase family protein, with protein sequence MSERIPTAPQETGAAPVRTGLLIDGKTVETEEWTVVRNPAAPDLVVGHAAAATPEQARAAVAAADAAFPGWAAMPARRRAEIISEALTLLDGSEAERAALMTRENGKISFESQIEMGVFVARTRAAIDLADSLDQVRRLDGPPLTSDIHRLPMGVVTVIVPFNWPIAILGASLPYALLAGNTAVVKPPPTVPLAMVRTLELFAAGLPAGVLNVVTGSNEAVAPLLTDPRVRKIVFTGSTAAGKHIMAAAAQNLASVTLELGGNDPAIVLDDAVLDQEHIGRLVQGAFLTSGQVCMAVKRVYVHRSRYDELVDALSSALDTQRVGPGGDPATTMGPLNSAAQRDKVAAMLTQAAGAGAEVRELGTLAPGAATSKGHYLRPTLVLDPDTGLRIVTEEQFGPALPILPFDDVDSVLHQVNNDWSGLCSSVWSADAARAAALAERLRTGTTWINHANAVACDDRAPFGGFRHSGIGREMGSEGLLSFTEAHTITRHG encoded by the coding sequence ATGTCCGAAAGAATCCCTACAGCACCGCAGGAGACCGGGGCGGCACCCGTCCGGACCGGACTGCTCATCGACGGCAAGACCGTCGAGACCGAGGAGTGGACGGTCGTCCGCAACCCCGCCGCCCCCGACCTGGTCGTCGGCCACGCAGCCGCGGCGACCCCCGAGCAGGCTCGCGCGGCAGTCGCGGCCGCGGATGCCGCGTTCCCCGGCTGGGCCGCGATGCCCGCCCGTCGGCGAGCGGAGATCATCAGTGAGGCGCTCACCCTGCTCGACGGCAGTGAGGCCGAGCGGGCGGCCTTGATGACCCGCGAGAACGGCAAGATCTCCTTCGAGAGCCAGATAGAGATGGGCGTCTTCGTCGCACGCACCCGTGCGGCGATCGACCTCGCCGACTCCCTGGACCAGGTACGGCGTCTCGACGGCCCGCCGCTGACCTCGGACATCCACCGCCTCCCCATGGGCGTGGTCACCGTCATCGTGCCGTTCAACTGGCCGATCGCGATCCTCGGAGCGAGCCTGCCGTACGCGCTGCTCGCCGGGAACACGGCCGTGGTCAAGCCCCCGCCCACCGTGCCGCTGGCCATGGTGCGCACGCTGGAGCTGTTCGCCGCGGGGCTCCCGGCCGGGGTGCTGAACGTCGTGACGGGCAGCAACGAAGCGGTCGCCCCACTGCTCACCGACCCCCGCGTACGGAAGATCGTCTTCACTGGAAGCACGGCCGCCGGCAAGCACATCATGGCCGCCGCCGCGCAGAACCTGGCTTCGGTGACCCTCGAACTCGGCGGCAACGACCCCGCGATCGTCCTCGATGACGCCGTACTCGATCAGGAGCACATCGGACGGCTCGTCCAGGGAGCCTTCCTGACGAGCGGCCAGGTCTGCATGGCCGTCAAGCGGGTGTACGTCCACCGCTCCCGCTACGACGAACTCGTCGACGCGCTCTCCTCCGCCCTCGACACCCAGCGTGTGGGGCCCGGAGGCGACCCCGCCACGACCATGGGCCCCCTCAACAGCGCTGCCCAGCGTGACAAGGTGGCGGCCATGCTCACCCAGGCCGCCGGAGCCGGAGCCGAGGTGCGCGAACTGGGCACCCTGGCCCCCGGCGCGGCCACCTCCAAGGGCCACTACCTGCGCCCGACTCTCGTCCTCGACCCGGACACCGGTCTGCGGATCGTCACCGAGGAACAGTTCGGCCCCGCCCTGCCCATCCTGCCGTTCGACGACGTCGACTCCGTACTGCACCAGGTCAACAACGACTGGTCGGGACTGTGCTCCTCGGTCTGGAGCGCCGATGCCGCTCGCGCGGCCGCCCTCGCGGAACGACTGCGTACCGGCACCACCTGGATCAACCACGCCAACGCCGTCGCATGCGACGACCGGGCTCCGTTCGGCGGCTTCCGGCACAGCGGTATAGGACGCGAGATGGGCTCCGAGGGCCTGCTCTCCTTCACCGAAGCGCACACCATCACGAGGCACGGATAG
- a CDS encoding superoxide dismutase — translation MAGSKGSPTGTAGSWPKEFSLPNGWGPERVAIGSAPYAYFGSIATGGVYRVDLTRGKGKVVHRGLGRMTVGLKADSWGRLFPAGGSSGELRVVDAHSGALLANHVVAGENSFVNDVLLTRDAAWFTESFSAQLFKLPLGRKGRIGAPESLTLSGDWAQSGFTSNGISLTPEGSALLVTNAAADGGSLMHVNPRTGVARKVDLGDTTLPSGDGLVLIGRRLQGSAYLPNSRFTTPDREENAPYNAVSVPLV, via the coding sequence ATGGCCGGGTCGAAGGGGTCGCCGACGGGGACCGCCGGATCCTGGCCCAAGGAGTTCTCGCTGCCCAACGGCTGGGGGCCGGAAAGAGTCGCGATCGGTTCCGCGCCGTACGCGTACTTCGGATCGATCGCCACCGGCGGCGTGTACCGGGTGGATCTCACGCGTGGCAAGGGCAAGGTGGTCCACCGCGGCCTGGGACGCATGACGGTCGGGCTGAAGGCCGACTCCTGGGGGCGGCTGTTCCCGGCGGGCGGCAGCAGTGGTGAACTGCGGGTCGTCGACGCCCACAGTGGTGCGCTGCTCGCCAACCACGTCGTCGCAGGAGAGAACAGTTTCGTCAACGACGTCCTGCTCACCCGCGACGCCGCCTGGTTCACCGAGTCGTTCAGCGCACAGCTCTTCAAGCTGCCGCTGGGCAGGAAGGGCCGCATCGGCGCCCCGGAGAGCCTCACGCTGAGCGGTGACTGGGCGCAGTCCGGTTTCACGTCCAACGGCATCTCGCTCACCCCCGAGGGCAGCGCCCTGCTCGTCACCAACGCGGCCGCGGACGGCGGCTCACTGATGCACGTCAACCCCCGCACCGGTGTGGCCCGCAAGGTCGACCTGGGTGACACCACGCTGCCCAGCGGCGACGGGCTGGTGCTCATCGGCCGCCGCCTACAAGGATCGGCGTACCTCCCCAACTCCCGCTTCACCACCCCGGACCGGGAGGAGAACGCCCCTTACAACGCGGTGTCCGTGCCGTTGGTGTGA
- a CDS encoding SGNH/GDSL hydrolase family protein, translated as MSSSGYLRYVALGDSHTEGLGDGDDVRGLRGWADRLAEQVARHSPDLLYANLAVRGRKAGQVRAEQLAPALAMQPDLATVVAGVNDVLRPGCDLDEVAGHVEAMFAALTAQGATVATLMFPDVGRITPLARPIGHRVLALNARIREAADRHGVVVAETAAHAAATDPRLWSADRLHAGPLGHTRIAAAVAQALGLPGSDDKWTLPLPAEGTGLPVWRTVGAELRWAGTFLGPWIGRRLRGRSSGDGRQAKRPALLPVAASTGDTSSAV; from the coding sequence GTGTCGAGCAGTGGGTATCTGCGCTATGTCGCCCTGGGCGACAGTCATACCGAGGGTCTTGGGGACGGCGACGACGTCCGTGGTCTTCGGGGCTGGGCGGACCGGCTCGCCGAGCAGGTCGCCCGCCACAGCCCAGACCTGCTCTACGCCAACCTCGCGGTGCGCGGCCGTAAGGCCGGTCAGGTGCGCGCCGAGCAGCTGGCTCCGGCTCTCGCGATGCAGCCCGACCTCGCCACCGTGGTGGCTGGGGTCAACGACGTGTTGCGCCCGGGCTGCGACCTCGACGAGGTGGCCGGCCATGTCGAGGCGATGTTCGCCGCCCTCACGGCGCAGGGCGCCACCGTCGCGACCCTCATGTTTCCCGATGTCGGGCGTATCACGCCGTTGGCCCGCCCGATCGGTCACCGTGTTCTCGCACTCAACGCGCGCATCCGGGAGGCCGCCGACCGCCACGGCGTGGTGGTGGCGGAGACGGCCGCGCACGCGGCGGCGACCGATCCGCGGTTGTGGAGTGCCGACCGGCTGCACGCCGGCCCGCTGGGACACACGCGCATCGCGGCCGCCGTGGCCCAGGCGCTCGGTCTGCCGGGCAGCGACGACAAGTGGACCCTTCCCCTTCCGGCCGAGGGGACAGGCCTCCCTGTCTGGAGGACCGTAGGGGCCGAACTGCGCTGGGCCGGCACCTTCCTCGGCCCCTGGATCGGCCGCCGCCTGCGTGGCCGCTCCTCCGGCGACGGCCGCCAGGCCAAGCGGCCGGCGCTGCTTCCGGTGGCCGCGTCCACCGGGGACACCTCCTCAGCCGTATGA
- a CDS encoding DUF3533 domain-containing protein, which produces MSNAHPFRVLRAKRLWTVNGVIVGFVALLFTVFYVGANIDPAGHLHKLPVGLVSADEGAKAGGKQTDLGAQITQSIKKSSQGGDSIDWKVMDEKEMKEELGKGKLFGALVVPRDFTSTVAALTGPGVAGKTVRPTLTVLTNQSAGSVGSSMARQATTTAAQSASAQVGEQLTAQAEAAQAQLPAAARLLLADPAVVQIEDGHPLDSHSGLGLSAFYYSLVLVVCGMLAANVISGQVDHALGYTHNDMGPLRVHNPLLRATRVQTLAISSTLMVGLSLLMGSLALAGAVGIMGMDASHLPLLWLFSVCTIAVVGIGGLGLLAVFGTPGMLFITIFYIAMAVPTSGATVPLQALPGFYRVLGEFEPLRQITGAVRSILYYDAQADAGLTRGWVMLGVGIAVAGLFGFGVTRFYDRKGLDRIPADEEPQPVLARA; this is translated from the coding sequence ATGAGTAACGCCCACCCCTTCCGCGTTCTGCGCGCGAAGCGTCTGTGGACCGTCAACGGCGTGATCGTGGGCTTCGTGGCACTGCTGTTCACGGTGTTCTACGTCGGCGCCAACATCGACCCTGCCGGTCACCTGCACAAGCTGCCCGTCGGCCTGGTCAGCGCCGATGAGGGGGCGAAGGCCGGTGGCAAGCAGACCGACCTCGGTGCACAGATCACCCAGTCGATCAAGAAGTCGTCCCAGGGCGGAGACAGCATCGACTGGAAGGTGATGGACGAGAAGGAGATGAAGGAGGAACTGGGCAAGGGCAAGCTGTTCGGCGCGCTCGTCGTGCCCCGCGACTTCACCTCCACGGTCGCCGCACTCACCGGCCCCGGGGTGGCCGGCAAGACCGTCCGCCCGACGCTCACCGTGCTGACCAACCAGTCCGCCGGCAGCGTGGGATCGAGCATGGCGCGGCAGGCCACGACGACGGCCGCGCAGTCGGCCTCCGCGCAGGTGGGTGAACAGCTGACCGCTCAGGCCGAGGCCGCGCAGGCCCAGCTGCCCGCTGCCGCGCGCCTGCTGCTGGCCGACCCGGCCGTGGTGCAGATCGAGGACGGACATCCGCTCGACTCACACAGCGGCCTCGGCCTGAGCGCCTTCTACTACTCCCTCGTCCTCGTCGTCTGCGGCATGCTCGCCGCCAACGTCATCAGCGGCCAGGTCGACCACGCCCTCGGCTACACCCACAACGACATGGGCCCGCTGCGGGTCCACAACCCGCTGCTGCGCGCGACTCGCGTCCAGACCCTGGCCATCAGCAGCACGCTCATGGTCGGTCTGTCCCTGCTCATGGGCAGCCTGGCTCTGGCCGGTGCGGTGGGCATCATGGGTATGGACGCCTCTCACCTGCCCCTGTTGTGGCTCTTCTCCGTGTGCACGATCGCGGTTGTCGGCATCGGCGGGCTCGGACTGCTCGCTGTGTTCGGCACGCCGGGGATGCTGTTCATCACGATCTTCTACATCGCCATGGCGGTACCGACGTCCGGCGCCACGGTCCCTCTCCAAGCCCTTCCCGGTTTCTACCGCGTCCTCGGCGAGTTCGAGCCCCTGCGCCAGATCACGGGCGCCGTCCGCTCCATCCTCTACTACGACGCCCAGGCCGACGCGGGTCTGACCCGGGGCTGGGTGATGCTGGGCGTGGGAATCGCGGTCGCCGGCCTCTTCGGCTTCGGCGTGACCCGGTTCTACGACCGCAAGGGGCTGGATCGCATTCCCGCCGACGAGGAACCGCAGCCGGTCCTCGCTCGGGCATAG
- a CDS encoding PadR family transcriptional regulator yields the protein MALRNAVMAALLGGEASGYDLAKAFDATVANFWMSTPQQLYRELDHMEAEGLVTARVVEQKRRPNKRLFSLTEAGRKAVHAYTAEPLGKPAVIRDELLVKVQCLDAGDMEAVRTAITERMEWATAKLARYERLRQRLLDGRSEEAYFAEAERIGPYLTLLRGMSFERENLQWGDMALRRIEQRTAALRADG from the coding sequence ATGGCTTTGCGGAACGCGGTGATGGCCGCACTGTTGGGGGGCGAGGCGTCCGGGTACGACCTCGCGAAGGCGTTCGACGCGACGGTCGCCAACTTCTGGATGTCGACGCCTCAGCAGCTCTACCGGGAGCTGGATCACATGGAGGCCGAAGGACTCGTCACGGCCCGGGTCGTCGAGCAGAAGCGCCGCCCCAACAAGCGACTGTTCTCCTTGACGGAGGCCGGGCGGAAGGCCGTCCACGCCTACACCGCCGAGCCCTTGGGTAAACCGGCGGTGATCCGGGACGAGTTGCTTGTCAAGGTGCAGTGCCTGGACGCGGGCGACATGGAAGCGGTCCGGACCGCCATCACCGAGCGCATGGAGTGGGCCACCGCCAAGCTGGCCCGCTACGAGCGACTCCGGCAGCGCCTGCTCGACGGGCGCTCCGAGGAGGCGTACTTCGCCGAGGCCGAGCGCATCGGCCCGTATCTCACCCTGCTGCGCGGGATGTCGTTCGAGCGGGAGAACCTCCAGTGGGGGGACATGGCGCTGCGCAGGATCGAACAGCGCACGGCCGCGCTCCGGGCCGACGGCTGA
- a CDS encoding nuclear transport factor 2 family protein, producing the protein MHPFRKAVESGDLDAVAALLADDVVFTSPVTFKPYPGKAITAAILRGVLRVFEDFTYIREIANPDGRDHAFVFTATVGGKQLQGCDFLHFDDDGKIDEFTVMVRPLSAAQALAEAMGAQFEQIAREAAEQ; encoded by the coding sequence ATGCATCCCTTCCGCAAGGCGGTCGAGAGCGGCGACCTGGACGCTGTGGCCGCACTGCTGGCCGACGACGTCGTCTTCACCAGCCCTGTCACCTTCAAGCCGTACCCGGGCAAGGCCATCACCGCGGCGATCCTGCGCGGCGTGCTCCGGGTCTTCGAGGACTTCACCTACATCCGTGAGATCGCCAACCCCGACGGCCGCGATCACGCCTTCGTCTTCACCGCCACCGTCGGCGGCAAGCAACTCCAGGGATGCGACTTCCTGCACTTCGACGACGACGGGAAGATCGACGAGTTCACGGTGATGGTGCGCCCGCTCTCCGCCGCCCAGGCGCTCGCCGAGGCCATGGGCGCCCAGTTCGAGCAGATCGCCCGAGAGGCCGCCGAACAGTAA